A single Helianthus annuus chloroplast, complete genome DNA region contains:
- the rpl23 gene encoding ribosomal protein L23 — translation MDGIRYAVFTDKSIRLLGKNQYTSNVESGSTRTEIKHWVELFFGVKVIAMNSHRLRGKARRMGPIMGQTMHYRRMIITLQPGYSIPPLRKKRT, via the coding sequence ATGGATGGAATCAGGTATGCAGTATTTACAGACAAAAGTATTCGGTTATTGGGGAAAAATCAATATACTTCTAATGTCGAATCAGGATCAACTAGGACAGAAATAAAGCATTGGGTCGAACTCTTCTTTGGTGTCAAGGTAATCGCGATGAATAGTCATCGACTTCGGGGAAAGGCTAGAAGAATGGGACCCATTATGGGACAGACAATGCATTACAGACGTATGATCATTACGCTTCAACCGGGTTATTCTATTCCACCTCTTAGAAAGAAAAGAACTTAA